GCCTGGGCGAGGACTTCATCGGCAAGCTCAAGACCCTCCACGCGCTCGGCCTGGACAGCACCGAACCGGTGACCGTGCCCGGCCCGGACGGCCCGGTCCGCGTCTCCCCCCGGGACGTCGTCGCCGCCTGCCTGCCCGACCCGGCGACCCTCGGGGACCGCATGTCCGGCAAGACCTGCGCCGGCACCTGGGTGAAGGGCACCAAGGACGGCGTCCCGCGCGAGGTGTACCTGTACCACGTCGTCGACAACGAGTGGTCCATGAGCGAGTACGGTTCCCAGGCCGTGGTCTGGCAGACCGCCGTCAACCCCGTCGTGGCCCTGGAGCTCCTGGCCACGGGCGCCTGGAAGGGCTCCGGCGTCCTGGGCCCCGAGGCCCTGCCCGCCCGTCCCTTCCTGGACCTGCTCACCGTCTATGGATCCCCGTGGGGCATGCGCGAGCGGTGACGGGTCCGAGCGCCACCGCGCCGACCCTCCGCCAAGCACCACCCGCCACACCCCTCCGCATGGGGGCACCGGCCCAGGGCACAGGACGTCCAAAGCCGTTGTCCGACAAGAGGGTTGGGGGAGACGCGTGAGAGCGTTGAACAAGTGGTTGGCCACACACCTGTGGGCTCAGGCGTTGTTCATGGTCGCGATCGGTGCGGGGGTGATTCTGCTCCTCAGCCCCGGGCAGTCCCCGACGGAGGCCGTCGTGCGTGCCGCGGTGGGCGCCGTCGGGGCGCTGGGCGTCCTGTTCCTGGCCCGGCGCCGCGAGCGCCGGGCGGCGGGTGGCGTCTCCAACGAGGAGTACGCGTCACTGGACGACCGTCTGCGCCACGGCCAGGTCCCGGAATCGGCCGACGAACGGGCCACCATGGGGCGCCTGGTACAGGAGAGGCTGCGGGCGACTCGACACCGTCGTGCGGCGCTGGTGTTCCTGGCCCTGATGTTCACGGCCATCGTGGTGCTGGTGGGATTCACGGCCGGTGGCCTCCAGACCGTGGTCTTCGCCCTCTTCGCGGCGGGCTTCCTGGGGTGGATGACATGGACCGCCGCTCGGCAGCACCGCGTTCTGCGGCGGATGGCGGCCACCCTCGGCGTCCGACCCCGATGACGGGGAGCCACGAGCCCGTCTTCCCCTCGAAGGAAAAAAGACGTGAGTGAGGGGTGTGAGAACGCGTCGCATGGGCAGACGGGCCCTGCAAGTCATCCGTCCAGGGGAGGAACGGTTCCATGTCCCACGCCGCCGCAGTTGTCAGTCCTTCTCTCGATGTGCGGGTCGGGCCGTGTGTCGTGCCGCCTGTGGGGTCGGTGGTGGAGGGGTCGGGTTCGTCGGTGTTGCCGCGGATCGATGACGCGCGTGCGGTGGCGCCTTCGGACGCGCGGGAGTTGTCGCGTCTGTTCCTGGTGCGGTTGCGGTCGTTGGAGGAGGGGACGCGTGAGTACCAGTACGCGCGGAACACGCTGATCGAGATGAACATCTCGTTGGTGAACTTCGCGGCGCGGCGTTTTCGGGGGCGTGCGACCGGTGGTGGTGGGATCGAGTTGGACGACATCGTCCAGGTCGGGACGATCGGTCTGATCAAGGCGATCGACCGGTTCGATCCGGAGCGTGAGGTGGAGTTCTCGACGTTGGCGCTTCCGTTCATCACGGGGGAGATCAAGCGGTTCTTCCGTGACACGACGTGGGCGGTGCATGTTCCGCGCCGGTTGCAGGAGCTGCGGACGGAGCTGGCCAAGAGCCAGGAGGCGCTGACGGAGGTGTTCGGTCGGGCGCCGACGGTCAAGGAGCTGGCCGAGCATCTGGAGTTGTCGCAGGAGCAGGTCGTCGAGGGCATGGTCGCGGCGAACGGTTACACGAGCGGGTCGATCGACGAGTCGACGTCCTCGGGGAGTCGGCCGTCCGCGCAGCCGCGTTCGCTGGCGGACACGGTCGGTGACGTGGATCCGGCGATGGAGTTGTTCGAGGACTTCCACACGCTGGCCCCGTTGCTGAAGGACCTGGCGCCCCGGGATCGGCAGATCCTGGCGATGCGGTTCGGGCAGGAGAAGACCCAGGCCGAGATCGGCGCCGAACTCGGCATCTCCCAGATGCAGGTCTCCCGCCTCCTGACCCGCACCCTCACCCGCCTGCGCACCGGAATGCTCGCCGGCTAGAGAGCCCGCGACCCGCACCCATCCGATCGCGTTCGAGTTCCGAATCACCCCGTGAGGGGCTCTTGGAACCGGCCCCCACCTCCACCGTCGGGGCGCGGCGCGACCCGCGCCCCGACGGCACCCGCCTCGGCCGGCACTCCCGCCCGCGCACCGTTCAGTGCCCGTCGAAGCTCCACGCCTCGATGTCGCGGTAGTGGATCGCTCCCGGGCCGCGCCCGATGTTGCTGCCCACCAGGTGCAGGCGTTCCGTCTGCCAGGGACGGCCGGTGAACCCGGCGAGCTCGGCGGCCACCTTCACGACGCTGGAGGGGTCGTCCCGGCGGGATCGGGCCAGCGTCAGATGAGGCCGCAGCGGCCGTTCCTCGAAGTCCACGCCGCACTCCCGGACCAGGGCGCGCACCTCTGTGGCGAGTCCGTGCAGCCCTTCCAGGTCCCCTTCGATCCCGCTCCACAGCACCCGCTCGTCGAAGTGCCCGCCCCCGCGCATGGCCAGACGCAGGGGGCGCCGCGCAGCGGCCAGCGCGGCGAGCGGCGGCCGCAGCAGCGGCACGGTCGAGACCGGTAGCTCACCGAGGAACGCCAAGGTGATGTGCCAGTCCTCGATGCGGTTCCACCGCATGCGGGGGTACGCCTCGTAGGCGGCCCGCAGTTCCCGCGCCAGCTCGTCCTTCGCCTCGTCGGGCGGGGCGAGCGCCACGAACACGCGGACGGTCGAGCCCTGATTCTGTTCCTTCACGTAGGAATTGGTACCACCGGCCGCCGGGTCGGTCGGGGGCGGGGTCAGTTCCCCGACAGGGTGTCCTGGAGCCAGTCGAAGACGACCTCGCAGTGCAGCTGTGGGGCCATGGGGGAGCAGTGCAGCTGTGCGCCCTCCGCGGCGGTCAGCTTCAGGTAGTCCTTGGGCGAGGTGAGCTTGTCGTACATCTGGCGCGGTTGGCCGGGGTAGAACTGCTCGTCGTCGTAGTCCAGGACCAGGGTCGGTGCCTTGATCCGGCTGACGACCGAGGTGATCGCCAGCGCCTGGATACGGGTCGCGGGGGTGTAGAAGTCGGTGAACAGCTTGCCCTGCCGGCCTTCGAGCATCGCCGGAATCGAGAAGGGCTCGAAGCGCTTCTTCATCACGGCGGCGGCGTCCGGGGGAAGTTCGGGAACGACCTTCTTGTTCCAGATGTCGTTCGTCTCCTCCCTGCCGGGCGTGAGGATCTCCCGGATCTCGGGCGGGAAGCCCAGCCACGGTTCGACGCAGCCCGGCATGGCCACCAGCGCGGCGATCCGGTGCTCGAAGGCCGCCGCCCGCGGAGCGAGGTCCCCCGCCATGCTCAGACCGGTCAGAGCGATCTTCCCGGGGTCCACGTCGGGACGGGCGGACAGCCAGTCGACGAGCGGGGTGACGACCTTCTCCCAGGTGGGGGTGAACACCACCCGGTCGACGAAGAGCAGTTGCCCCTGTCCCGGCCCGTCGTAGACGAGCGCGTTCCAACCGCGTTCGAGCGCGGCCGGTACGCCGTAGGTCCACATGTCGACGTTCTGCCCGTCGCTCCCGTTGGTCAGGATCACGGTGGGACGGGGAGCGTTCGACTCGTCGGGGCGGAAGAACCACACCGGCAGCGGCGTCGTGCCGTACGGTACCGAGGCCTTGACCGGGGCGGGCTCGCACCGGTCGCAGAACGCGTCCCAGGCGCCGCGCCCCGACTTGTACAGCTGCTCCTCCGACCCCGGATCCTTCGAACCGAGGACGAAGAACAGCGCCTGCCCGTAGTACTGGGCGGCGCGCAAGGCCCGGAACCGCTTGGTCTGGTCGTCGGCCGGCGCGCCCGGCGGCGGTTTGAGGAGCTTGTCGCCGAGCTGGCGGAACGTTTCGACGTACGTCTGCGCGGAGAGGCCGGCCCCGTTGATCGCGTTCACGGCGGTGAGGACCTCGCCGACCTCACTGGCCCCGGCCCCGGCGGCACCCAGCGCGAGCAGACCGTTGAAGTTGTACGCCGGGTCCTTGAAGAGCGTCATCGCCCCGGGAGTGGGGTTCGCGGCCGGTCGCGGCGAGGGGGAGCCGCTGACCGTGGCCGCCGGAGCGCCGCGCTCGCCCCCGGGAGCGCAGCCGGCGGCGAGCGCCGCCCCCGCCCCCGCGCCGGCGACGAGGAGGGCGCGGCGAGTGGGACCGGACTCGTGGTGGCGTGGTGCGTGCGTCATACCAGCGGAACGTAGCCCCGACGCGGCGGGACGACATCTCGTCCTGCCTCCGAACGGCCCATGCCTCGCCGACCACGGTGATCCCGCCCGGTAGCGAAGTGGCTGGTCACGGGCGTGTTCTCGCCCTCCGCTCGGATGTCCCCCGGAGGGATGGGGGTGCCGCGCCGGCGGCACGACCACCTGACCGCCTGCTGCTCGGCCCCCGCGCCCCGTCGAGGCGTCGCGGGGCGCGGCCGGGTGGTCGGATCGTACCGATCCGGCCAAGCTGAATGGCCGTCCGGTGAACCGCGTGCGGCCGGCAGCAGGTCAGAAGCCTCAAGACGGCACGTCCCGACCGAGGTAACCGCCTGTCGGCATGCCGCTACGGAGCGCGCACGTACCCCCTGAGCTGCCCGAACGACCATTCGGTCTCCGGTATGCGGACGGTGTGTCCGTAAAGCGGCCATCGATGTGCAACTCCCCTTGGGATCAGACAGGGTTGGCCTCACCGAATCGCGATAGCGCAAACAATTATCGCGCTCAACCTTTGAATCGAAAGTGAGCTTGTCGTGCGTCACCGCATCGCTGCTGTCTCTGCCGCTGCCCTCCTCAGCCTTGCCGGCGTCGCCGGCGTGGCACAGGCACAGCCCGCGAGCCTGTACGCCCCGTCCGCCCTGGTCTTCACCGTCGCCCAGGGGGACGACTCCGCGGCGACCGTCGTCCGGGCGTCCACCCTCAGCTGCGCGCCGAGCGCGCAGGGTACCCACCCCGACCCCAAGGCCGCCTGTACGGCCCTGAAGGCCACCGGCGGCTCCTTGGACCGCCTGCTGGCCGCCCCCGACCACGGCCGCGCGTGTCCGATGAACTACGACCCGGTCACCGTCACCGCGGACGGCGTGTGGCAGGGCAGCCGCGTCGCCTGGAAGCACACCTTCTCCAACGCCTGCGCCATGTCCGCGACCCTGAACGGGAACGCCGTCTTCGCGTTCTGATCCGACCCCGGCGGGCGGGCCTCGGAACAGGAGGCCCCTCGCCGCACCCGGCCCGTGACGCCCGCCGGCTCCCCCGAGGACCCTTCGGACGTCAGATGTGGCCGAGCACGTTGACGACGCGGCCGTTGGGGTCGCGGACCATGAAGCGCCGCACTCCCCATTCCTCGTTCTGCAAGGGGTGGACGATCTCGGCGCCTTCCTCCAGCACGGCCGCGTAGACCGCGTCCACATCGTCCACCTCGACGCTCAGGTCGGGATTGACCGGCGCGGTCTTGTCGGAGCTCATGAAGCTGATCTGCGCCGTCGGACTGGACGGTGAGGCGAGCGTCATGATCCAACCGTGGTTCATCACCTCCTCGAAGCCCAACAGGCCGTAGAACTCGCGACTTTCCCGCGCGGCCTCGGAAACGATGTTCGGCACGACGCGACGTACGGCCATCAACTGCTCCACGGTGAGAGGGAAGGGGTGGTCAGAGATCCGGAACGACCTCGGGCGGCGAGGCATCCGACAGGGCGGCCGGTCGGCCGAGACGGGAGCCGAGGCGCGACCGCATCTCGGCTGCCGCGCCGCGGACGTCCGCGTCCTGCCGGTCGTCGTCGAGGAAGCCGAGGAGGACGATCAAGGCCCGGGCCTCGTCCTCGCTGATGAGCTTGAGTCGTTGCCCGGTGACGCCGTCGAGGAGGATGTCGAGTAGTTCGAGAGTGTCGTCCATGCAGGAGACAACGGCGCCCGGACCCGCCGCGTCACCTCTGTCGCCGGACGGGGTGAGGCTCCCTCGTCAACCACGACTCGTGTCGATGACGCAGAAGCGGTTGCCGTCGGGGTCGGCGAGAACGACGAAGTCGGGGTCGGCGGGGTAGAGGTCCCAGTCGACGCGCTCGGCGCCCAGGGACACCAGCCGGTCCACCTCGGCGGCCTGATCGGCCGCGTCCGCGGCGTACAGGTCCAGGTGGGTCCTCGGATGTTCCCGCACCGGCGTCCGGCTCAGTCCGAGGGCCAGATGGACCCCGGCCCCGGTCGCCGGCGCCAGCACGGCCCAGTCCTCCTCCACCTCGTCGCGCGGCACGTAGGCCAGGGCCCGCGTCCAGAACGCGACCGCACGCCGTACGTCCGAAACACCCAACACGACCGATCCGATGTTCAACATCCGCCGATTATCGCGCTGTCGGCTCCCTGGCGCTCCAGGGATATCGCATCGGGGTGTCTCGCCGCGCGGCGAGCGTCACGCACGGGCGCGGCGAGCGTCACGCACGCAGAGGAGCCTCCCACCCCGAAGGGTGGGAGGCTCCTCTGCGTGCCGGTGGGCACCCCGCCTGAACGGCCCCTCGCGCGGCGCGTGGTGCGCGCCGACGAACGAGGTGAAGTCACGGAGGGGGATGGGTAAGCCGGGGCCTCGTGGGCACTCGCGCAGGCGTCGGAGGCCCCGGCCGACGGGGGGAGCGGTGCGTCAGCTGCCGGCCGACAGGTTGCCGGACAGGACCGGGATGTTGTCCAGGATGTGCGAGAGCGGCTCGTCGCCCTTGGCCTGGGTGGAGTTCTCGGTGCACTGCTGGTTCTGCGGGTTGGACAGGACGTTGACGTCCTGGACACCGACGTTGGCGAGCAGGGCGATCAGCGACTGGGCGTTGACCTTGGCCGGCAGGCCGATGCAGGGCTTGTTCAGGGTGCCCTGGACGAGGCTGAGCTGCGGGCTCTGGTCGCCGGCGGTCTTCTGGTTGCCGTAGATCTGCGAGGCGCCGTTGCCGTTGACGGTGTTGACGCCGTTGTCGTTGCCGATGGCCATGGCCGGGGCGGCCACTGCGGCGCCCGCGCCGAGGATGGAGGCGGTGGCGGCGGCGGTGGCCATCATCTTCTTAATCATCATTGATCTCTCTGGTGCACGAGTGGACGGTGACAAGTGCCTTGATCAACGCGTGGACCCCGCACAGGTTTCGCCGGTTCTCCCGGTTCACCCGTTCAGCCGCAGATCGGTTCCGTCGACACCATGGCCGACCACTCACCTGCCCGACCGGTGTGCCGAGTTCCCGTCACGGCCCTCGCCAGAGGTTGGCGAACGCCGAGTTCTCGATGGTCCGCCTCTGACGTACGGCTTCCAGTTCCATGACCGCGTCATTGACGACGGCCAGTACGGTCGTCACCGCGTCGTCGCCGAGGTTCGGCTCGTCGTCGGACTGCTCGCTCTCGATACCCACGGCCGAGGCGAGGGTGACGAGGACCGGTTCGGCGGCCTCCC
This region of Streptomyces sp. NBC_00513 genomic DNA includes:
- a CDS encoding SigB/SigF/SigG family RNA polymerase sigma factor, which translates into the protein MSHAAAVVSPSLDVRVGPCVVPPVGSVVEGSGSSVLPRIDDARAVAPSDARELSRLFLVRLRSLEEGTREYQYARNTLIEMNISLVNFAARRFRGRATGGGGIELDDIVQVGTIGLIKAIDRFDPEREVEFSTLALPFITGEIKRFFRDTTWAVHVPRRLQELRTELAKSQEALTEVFGRAPTVKELAEHLELSQEQVVEGMVAANGYTSGSIDESTSSGSRPSAQPRSLADTVGDVDPAMELFEDFHTLAPLLKDLAPRDRQILAMRFGQEKTQAEIGAELGISQMQVSRLLTRTLTRLRTGMLAG
- the thpR gene encoding RNA 2',3'-cyclic phosphodiesterase, whose protein sequence is MKEQNQGSTVRVFVALAPPDEAKDELARELRAAYEAYPRMRWNRIEDWHITLAFLGELPVSTVPLLRPPLAALAAARRPLRLAMRGGGHFDERVLWSGIEGDLEGLHGLATEVRALVRECGVDFEERPLRPHLTLARSRRDDPSSVVKVAAELAGFTGRPWQTERLHLVGSNIGRGPGAIHYRDIEAWSFDGH
- a CDS encoding S9 family peptidase; amino-acid sequence: MTHAPRHHESGPTRRALLVAGAGAGAALAAGCAPGGERGAPAATVSGSPSPRPAANPTPGAMTLFKDPAYNFNGLLALGAAGAGASEVGEVLTAVNAINGAGLSAQTYVETFRQLGDKLLKPPPGAPADDQTKRFRALRAAQYYGQALFFVLGSKDPGSEEQLYKSGRGAWDAFCDRCEPAPVKASVPYGTTPLPVWFFRPDESNAPRPTVILTNGSDGQNVDMWTYGVPAALERGWNALVYDGPGQGQLLFVDRVVFTPTWEKVVTPLVDWLSARPDVDPGKIALTGLSMAGDLAPRAAAFEHRIAALVAMPGCVEPWLGFPPEIREILTPGREETNDIWNKKVVPELPPDAAAVMKKRFEPFSIPAMLEGRQGKLFTDFYTPATRIQALAITSVVSRIKAPTLVLDYDDEQFYPGQPRQMYDKLTSPKDYLKLTAAEGAQLHCSPMAPQLHCEVVFDWLQDTLSGN
- a CDS encoding subtilase-type protease inhibitor gives rise to the protein MAQAQPASLYAPSALVFTVAQGDDSAATVVRASTLSCAPSAQGTHPDPKAACTALKATGGSLDRLLAAPDHGRACPMNYDPVTVTADGVWQGSRVAWKHTFSNACAMSATLNGNAVFAF
- a CDS encoding VOC family protein produces the protein MAVRRVVPNIVSEAARESREFYGLLGFEEVMNHGWIMTLASPSSPTAQISFMSSDKTAPVNPDLSVEVDDVDAVYAAVLEEGAEIVHPLQNEEWGVRRFMVRDPNGRVVNVLGHI
- a CDS encoding VOC family protein, with product MLNIGSVVLGVSDVRRAVAFWTRALAYVPRDEVEEDWAVLAPATGAGVHLALGLSRTPVREHPRTHLDLYAADAADQAAEVDRLVSLGAERVDWDLYPADPDFVVLADPDGNRFCVIDTSRG
- a CDS encoding rodlin, translating into MIKKMMATAAATASILGAGAAVAAPAMAIGNDNGVNTVNGNGASQIYGNQKTAGDQSPQLSLVQGTLNKPCIGLPAKVNAQSLIALLANVGVQDVNVLSNPQNQQCTENSTQAKGDEPLSHILDNIPVLSGNLSAGS